The Ignicoccus hospitalis KIN4/I genome includes the window CAATCATGTTCTCCGGAGACAAGGTTCTAACGTACTCAGCCCTGGCATCTCACGGGATACCCATACCCAAGACCGTGATAGCCCTCAACGGGGACTCTACCGAAAAGGCTTACGCCAGCGTGGGGTTCCCACTCGTGGACAAGCCCCCTATAGGGAGCTGGGGGAGGCTGGTGAGCTTAGTAAGGGACTGGCACGAAGCCAAGATCGTAATAGAACATAGATCTATGATGAACAGCCCCCAAATGAAGGTACACATAGTTCAAGAATACGTCAAAATGCCGGAGAACAGAGACATAAGGTGTTTCGTAATTGGGGGTAACTGCTTGGGCTGTATCTACCGCGTACCCAGCGAGGGCGAGTGGAGGTCCAACGTAGCCCTCGGAGGGAAGGTGAGGGCCTTGAAGGACTCGACGGAGCCGTGCGAGCTGGCGGTAAAGGCCGCGGAGGCTCTGAAGGGAGAAGTGGTATCGATAGATATCTTTGAAGGGAAGGAAGGATACTTAGTGAACGAGGTGAACGGCGTCCCGGAGTTTAAAGGGTTTATGAAGGCTACGGGTATTAATGTGGGAGACGAAATAGCGAAGTACGTCTACGAGAGGGTTAAGAGATGAGTTTATCAAGCGGCCACCGCGCGGGGGCAAGTTTTTGTACGTGAAACAAACTCTAGGAACCCAGCTCCTCGAAACCCTTCCTCAACCTTCTCCACGTCTCGTTCAGAGCTTCGGGAAGCACCTTCGTCCTCGATATTATGGTCATAAAGTTCGCGTCCCCGCACCACCGGGGGACCACGTGTAGGTGTAAGTGACCGGGTATGCCCGCGCCGGCCGCCCTCCCTAAGTTCCAACCCGCGTTGATGCCCTCTGGCCTGTACTCTCTTCTAAGGACTTCGACCGAACGCTTGAATAGCTTCACCATCTCGAGGATCTCGGCGTCGTCCATTTCAGTTACGTCGCTTACATGTCGATAAGGGACTATCATGAGATGACCCGTGTTATAGGGAAAAGCATTCAACACCACGTAGTTGTATTTCCCTCTGTATAGTATTAGAGCTTCCTCGTCGTCCATGTTCGGAAGCTCGCAGAACACGCACTTCCCCTCCTCCTTGCCGGCCTTCTCTACGTACTGCATCCTCCACGGCGTCCACAGTACGTCGAACACCTGGCCTCACCTCGTTAGCAACCAACGAATAGGTATATCTCCTATGAGCAGCGCCACTAGGAGTCCCCCAGTGATGTAGATAATGAAAGGTATACCATAAGTGACGAATATCTTCTCGTCCTCGCTCAAGAAGCCAGCATCCACGAACTCTTTAATCTTCCTTTGATGATCTTCGTACTCTTCGTCTATAGAGAAAGTGGTTCGGAGGAGGCGTTCTACTTTATCGTCTTTATATTGTACCAATTCCAGCGGGAACCAGAATTTCATTTTAAAATAATCCTTCACTTTGACTACTCTAGCTGAGGTCGCTAGGCGCAAGAGCTTTAAGCCTGTAACGTTTAATTCCTTCGCGTGTGAGACGAAGTCGTCGTTTAACAGGTTGGAAATCAACCTCAAGGGGACCCACAAGGCGGCCAGGATCGTTGAGTAAAGCAAGGTTAGCAGAGGTACTGGCAGCAGCGCCCTAGGGCCGCCCAACGCGAAGGGGTACCAAGGCATGTCTACCGTTATGAATAGGAAAGCGAGTACGTCAGCCCCGCCCATCATGTTCCTTAACATTAGAAGGGCGAGTACCAGAATTATTATCGCTCCGCTCAAGAATGAAAAGACTACGTAGTCCCCCAAGCCGGCGGAACTCAGGGTAACCGCCTCGTAAAGGGATGCCGGGAGCGCGAGAAGCGCTGCGGTCGCCCAGAGCTTCGGCGGTATTTCTCTGGTCTTCCAATCGAGGTACGAGGCGTAACTCAGAACAACCAACGCCAACGCTGTTCTGTAGACGTCCAACAACCACAAGTCCATTGGAGTGCCCCAAGGGGTTACGCCCGGGGCGTATAACCTCGGCTGGCTTTTCCTCAGTCATTTGAGGTCCTGCTACCGGGCATGAGTCCTCATTGGCAGTGTAAGGAGAACGGGGGCGTGGTGCGGGGGGTGGGATTTGAACCCACGCCGGCCTACGCCAGCGGGTCTTGAGCCCGCCCCCTTCGACCTGGCTCGGGCACCCCCGCTCCACAGTGCGGGTCACACCTAGGATTATTAAGTTTGGGTCATCCCCCTTCCCTTGAAGACTCTAACATCCTTTCGTAGGTTTTCATCATCACTTTTACGAAGATCTTGTAAGCCCTCTCAGGGGGGAGTTCGGGGACTGCGGGCAGCTCTTCCGTCCACACGCTCGAGTAAGCGCTCCTTACCCTCTCTGACGTGACGATCTCTAGTTCCCCGAGCTTGCGCTCCAACTCTTGCTGAATTTTGTATAGCACGTTCGCCAGCTTGGGCGAGAACCTCCACATGTGTCTCTCGAAGAAGTCTTCCCAAGGCATATCGTACTCGAAGCGACGGTAAGAAGCCTTGATAGCTTCCTCTATTATACCCGGGTCCTCGACCTCATTCCAAACGCTCTCGTCCAACTCGTGGAGGGTTTTGTAAGGGCAGAAAGTACACGCCACGCGGGGGAGGCCCTTTAGGTAGTCTGGGTGGACGGCGTTGACCTCCCTAACTATCTTGACCACGTCGATAAGGGTCAGTAGGAATATGGGCCTCACCTTCTTGAAGTCGAACACCTTAGGGGTCGTAGGAGAGTGGAAAGACAGCCTCTTGAACCTCTTGATGGACTCGAACATGCGTTCGCCGTCAGCCCTCACGTAGTCCTTCATCTCCTTCAATACCTTCCTTATCGGCTTTACTTTTTGTGTAGTACACCACCTGTTCCCCCTGAAGGGCATCCCCTGCTTCAACATGTTTCTCATGATCTCCCTGTCAGCTTCTACCACCACTAACTTGACGCCTAGTCGGTTCGCAACTTTCTCGACGAAATCCACGTTTCGTGGGTTTTCTAGGTAGCTTACATGGGAATAGAGGAGCGTGACGTCGGCGCCCAAGTCGCTTAAGACCTTGGCCGCCGCGACGCTGTCCTTACCCCCAGAGAAGTTCAACACTACCTTAATGTTGGGCGGGACCTTCTCGGACAACCACCTCAAGTACCCTTCGTAGTCTCCTGCAACGGAGACGAAGGGCCACTTTATGTCTTCGAAGAACCTACCGAAATTTAGCGTAATGCCAGAAACTTTCAACATATTGCCATCAATAAAGTCGTTAATTCTAATTGCCTTGCGAACGTCTAACCAAAGGTAGACGTCGTCGTTTATCCCGGTAAATTCGGCCGAGTCGACGAGCCACGACGCCACTCTCTTCACCTTTATCTCGGGATAGCGTTCCATTGAGGTGCACCGTAACCTTAACACGCGACGAAAGGTATTTTAAGCGTAGCACGCACACCGTGCGATAAGCTTTTATAATGTTCGCGAGAGCAGAACCCGGAGCCGGGTCGTCTAGCGGCCAAGGATGCGGGGCTTTGGCCCCCGTGACCGGGGTTCGAATCCCCGCCCGGCTACCACTTATCCATTCCCTCCCACAACTACAAAGC containing:
- the lysX gene encoding lysine biosynthesis protein LysX — translated: MRWFHLVVKVYYDLPRVEEKLIIKSLESHGLETVPVNVTKEPLPLQGIEEHVPIVRAVSMFRSTYTSAVLEANGMKPINSAYTIMFSGDKVLTYSALASHGIPIPKTVIALNGDSTEKAYASVGFPLVDKPPIGSWGRLVSLVRDWHEAKIVIEHRSMMNSPQMKVHIVQEYVKMPENRDIRCFVIGGNCLGCIYRVPSEGEWRSNVALGGKVRALKDSTEPCELAVKAAEALKGEVVSIDIFEGKEGYLVNEVNGVPEFKGFMKATGINVGDEIAKYVYERVKR
- a CDS encoding HIT family protein, coding for MFDVLWTPWRMQYVEKAGKEEGKCVFCELPNMDDEEALILYRGKYNYVVLNAFPYNTGHLMIVPYRHVSDVTEMDDAEILEMVKLFKRSVEVLRREYRPEGINAGWNLGRAAGAGIPGHLHLHVVPRWCGDANFMTIISRTKVLPEALNETWRRLRKGFEELGS
- a CDS encoding A24 family peptidase C-terminal domain-containing protein — translated: MDLWLLDVYRTALALVVLSYASYLDWKTREIPPKLWATAALLALPASLYEAVTLSSAGLGDYVVFSFLSGAIIILVLALLMLRNMMGGADVLAFLFITVDMPWYPFALGGPRALLPVPLLTLLYSTILAALWVPLRLISNLLNDDFVSHAKELNVTGLKLLRLATSARVVKVKDYFKMKFWFPLELVQYKDDKVERLLRTTFSIDEEYEDHQRKIKEFVDAGFLSEDEKIFVTYGIPFIIYITGGLLVALLIGDIPIRWLLTR
- a CDS encoding phosphoadenosine phosphosulfate reductase family protein, which translates into the protein MERYPEIKVKRVASWLVDSAEFTGINDDVYLWLDVRKAIRINDFIDGNMLKVSGITLNFGRFFEDIKWPFVSVAGDYEGYLRWLSEKVPPNIKVVLNFSGGKDSVAAAKVLSDLGADVTLLYSHVSYLENPRNVDFVEKVANRLGVKLVVVEADREIMRNMLKQGMPFRGNRWCTTQKVKPIRKVLKEMKDYVRADGERMFESIKRFKRLSFHSPTTPKVFDFKKVRPIFLLTLIDVVKIVREVNAVHPDYLKGLPRVACTFCPYKTLHELDESVWNEVEDPGIIEEAIKASYRRFEYDMPWEDFFERHMWRFSPKLANVLYKIQQELERKLGELEIVTSERVRSAYSSVWTEELPAVPELPPERAYKIFVKVMMKTYERMLESSREGG